The Nitrospinota bacterium sequence CTCTTCCTTCTCTTCTTTGACAAAATGGGGAAGGCTTTCAGGGGTAATGAGGCGGTCTCTTTCAAGTGCCACAATTCTCTCTATAGTATTTTCTAGCTCCCTTACATTCCCGGGCCATTCGTATTTAATCAAGAGTTTTATTGCCTCTGGCGATATCTCCTTTTGTGTTCCTGTTCTTTGAGTAAATTTTTGAATAAGAAATTCTACGAGCTGTGGTATGTCCTCTTTTCTCTCTCTTAGAGGGGGTATATCAATAGAAACAATATTCAGTCTATAAAAGAGGTCTTCTCTAAAACTTCCATCCTTAATTGCTTTCTTAAGATTTTTATTTGTAGCAGCTATAATCCTGACATCAATTTTTATGTCCTTTGTTCCTCCCACCCTTTTAAACTCTTTTTCCTGTAATGCACGTAAGAGCTTCGGTTGTAAAGGCAGTGGCGTTACTCCAATCTCATCCAAAAAGAGAGTCCCGCCATCAGCAATCTCAAAGAGCCCCTTTTTGTCTGTAACCGCCCCTGTAAAGGAGCCTTTGTGATGGCCGAAAAGCTCACTCTCTAAAAGCTCGGTTGGTATTGCTCCACAGTTAATGGCCATAAAAGGCTTTCCAACTCGATTGCTGTTATAATGAATGGCTTTTGCAACCAGCTCCTTTCCAGTGCCGCTTTCACCTGTTATGAGTACGGTGACATCAGAATCAGCAATCTTGCCCATCGTTTTATATATCTGCATCATCTTTTCGCTCTTTCCTACTATATTGGTGGGCCCATAGTCTGGCCGCAGATGTCCTTTTAAATCCCGCGTTTCCTTTTCCAGCTTCTTTCTTTCCAATACCTTTCTAACAATCATCTTTATCTCATCAGTCTTAAAGGGCTTTGAGATATAGTCATAGGCCCCTTCTCGCATCGCATCTAAAACGGATTCTGTTGAGGCAAAAGCCGTGATCATTATTACGGGAACTTCTGAATCAACAGCTTTTACCTCTTTCAGTATACGCTGCCCATCAAATCTTGGCATTCTAATATCAGTAATTACCAAATCAAAGGTTTCCTTTCTGATTAAACCAATAGCCTCCTCGCCTTTTCCTGTGGACGAAACATGATGCCCTTCTCTTTTAAGCATTATACTTAAGAGGCTTCTTATGCTTTTATCGTCGTCAACAATTAAAATCCTGCTCATGAAATTTTACCTATCATCTTTTTCTTTCGCTCATTCTCTTTGTTGCTCTTTCAATACCCTGAATAACGATTGTCTTTTCAGGGTAGGCCCTATACAGCTCTTTATATCGTACTATTGCCTCATCAAACCGCTCTTGCTCCTCAAAACATCTAGCAATTTCAAGCTTGGCATCAAAGAAAAAGGGGTTCTTTGGCCCTTTCTCTTCCAGCTCCTTATATACTTCTACAGCGCTTTTATATCTTCCCAAAACATAAAGGACGCTGCCCAGTTTATATTTTGCCTCATCCACCAATCTGCTCTCTGGATAGTCTTCTATTAAAATTTTATATTCTACAATAGCCTGTTCTAGATCACCTTTTTTAAAATAGATATCAGCTATGGCTAGCTGGTGTTTGTCTGCCATGCCTTTGTAGCTAAAATTGCTTATAAGTTTTCTGTATTCCATAATAGAACGATTATAGTCCTCTAGAGAATGATAATAGATGGATGCAATGTAGCTCTGGGATTTATAAGCCAACTTGCTTTTTGGATGCCTTTGAACTAATTCCTTAAAATATCCAGCAGCTTTTTCAGGGTCATTGAAAAATAAATAATGTGCTTCTCCTAGTCTAAAAAGAGCGTCGTCTCCAAATGGGCTTTTAGGAAATTCATAGAGTATCTGGGTATAAATCTTGGCAGCTTCCTCATAGCTCCCTTTCAACCAAAATTCTTCTCCCTTTTGAAACATCTCCTTTGACTTTCTTTCACACCCCAAAGGCGCAGATAAAAGAATAATTAATAAAATAATATAAAAACTAGTTTGTTGTATCTTCTTCTCCAACATCCTTCTTCTCTTCTACTTTTGCGAGGCTAACGACTCTATCCTGAGGCTCTAATATAATGAGCCTCACCCCCTGTGTACCTCGTCCTGTAACAGATACCTCATTAATCTTAAGCCTTATTATCTTCCCCTTGGAGGTTATTATCATC is a genomic window containing:
- a CDS encoding sigma-54 dependent transcriptional regulator — its product is MSRILIVDDDKSIRSLLSIMLKREGHHVSSTGKGEEAIGLIRKETFDLVITDIRMPRFDGQRILKEVKAVDSEVPVIMITAFASTESVLDAMREGAYDYISKPFKTDEIKMIVRKVLERKKLEKETRDLKGHLRPDYGPTNIVGKSEKMMQIYKTMGKIADSDVTVLITGESGTGKELVAKAIHYNSNRVGKPFMAINCGAIPTELLESELFGHHKGSFTGAVTDKKGLFEIADGGTLFLDEIGVTPLPLQPKLLRALQEKEFKRVGGTKDIKIDVRIIAATNKNLKKAIKDGSFREDLFYRLNIVSIDIPPLRERKEDIPQLVEFLIQKFTQRTGTQKEISPEAIKLLIKYEWPGNVRELENTIERIVALERDRLITPESLPHFVKEEKEEAKEELEKIKLSEGRINLEKVLADTEKRLLLAAIKEAKGVRKKAAELLGLSFRSMRYRLKKHKTSL
- a CDS encoding tetratricopeptide repeat protein, translating into MLEKKIQQTSFYIILLIILLSAPLGCERKSKEMFQKGEEFWLKGSYEEAAKIYTQILYEFPKSPFGDDALFRLGEAHYLFFNDPEKAAGYFKELVQRHPKSKLAYKSQSYIASIYYHSLEDYNRSIMEYRKLISNFSYKGMADKHQLAIADIYFKKGDLEQAIVEYKILIEDYPESRLVDEAKYKLGSVLYVLGRYKSAVEVYKELEEKGPKNPFFFDAKLEIARCFEEQERFDEAIVRYKELYRAYPEKTIVIQGIERATKRMSERKR